ACCTGGCTCCTCGCCGCCTTTTCCTGCGAGATCCCCGCCGCGCGCAACTATCTGGCGCTGACCCTGGCCGGCTCGCCGATCGTCCTGACGCGCGGGACCGACGGCGTGCTGCGCGGCTTCCACAATGCCTGTCGCCACCGCGGCGCGCAGGTCTGTGCCGACGGTCCGGGCCGGCGCGCCCGCCTCACCTGCCCCTATCATCAGTGGGTCTACGACCTCGACGGAACGCTCGTCCACGCTCGCAACATGCAGCCCGGGTTCGACGCCGCCTCGCACGGCCTCAACCCCATCCACTTGCGCGAAGTGGCCGGGGTGGTCTTCGTCTGCCTCGCGGCCGAGGCGCCGGCCTTCGCCCGCTTCGAGGCCGAGCTCGCCCCCATGCTGGCGCCGCACGATCTGGAGAACGCCAAAGTCGCCCATACCTCGACCTTGGTCGAGAAAGGCAACTGGAAGCTCGTCATGGAGAACGCGCGCGAGTGCTACCACTGCGCGACCGGTCATCCGGAACTGTGCCTCACCTTCCCGATCGAGGACCTCGGCGAGACGATGGCGAGCGCCGGCAACGCGCACTACGGCGCCTTCGCGGCGAAGATGGGCGACTACGGCCTCGGCCTCGGCCCCTATTTCGGTCCCTGGTGGCAGATCGAGCGGTTTCCGCTGAAGGAGGGCAGCCAGTCCCTCACCATCGACGGCGCGCTCGCAGTGGCGAAGCTGATGGTCGACACCCCGGCCGACATCGGCTCCCTGCGCTGGGCGATCGAGCCGCACGTCTTCTGCCACTCCACCGCCGATCAGACGGTGATGTTCTCGGCGATGCCCACCGGTCCGAACGAGACGGTGGTGACCTGCAAGTGGCTCGTCCACAAGGACGCGGTCGAGGGGGTCGACTACGACGTCGACCGGCTGATCCACCTGTGGACCGTCACCAACTTGCAGGACCGCGACCTCGTCGAGATGAACCAGCGCGGCGTCAACTCGATCGGCTACACCCCCGGCCCCTACAACGAGCGGGACGAGGCGTACGTGAAGCGCTTCACCGAGTGGTACCTCGATACCGCGTGCCGCTACGTCGCCGCCCGCGCCGGGTTCGAGCCGCTGCCCGAACGCATGGTCCGCAACGACCTCGACCAGCTGGTCCCGCTGGCGCTGCGGGACGCGGCCAACGACGCCTATTCCACCTACTCCGGCGCCGGCCACCTATGAGCGACGTGCCGGAGCGGCTCGCCGGGCCGCACCATCCCGAGACGATCGCCATCGGCCACGGCTACGACGCGGCCGCCGCCTACGGCGCGGTCAAGCCGCCCATCGTGCTGACGTCGACCTTCACCTACCCGACCGCGGCCGCCGCCAAGGAGGCGCACCGCACCTTCTTCCAGAGCACGCACCCGGACGAGGCGGAATTCATCTACGCCCGGCTCGACCATCCCAACCTGCGCATGGTGCAGGAGCGGTTCGCCGCGCTCGACGGCGCGGAGGCGTGCGCCGCGTTCGCCTCGGGCATGGCGGCGATCTCGGCCGTGCTGCTCGCCACCGTGCGACCGGGAGACACCGTCGTCCACACCGCGCCGCTTTATGGCGGCACGCTGGGCCTCCTGAACGGGCTGCTCGCGGACCTCGGCGTGCGCGCGTTCGCGATCACCGACGCACTCGCCCCCGCCGCCATCGCCGAGGCGATGGCCCGCGCCACCGCCGCCGGCCGCCTCGCGCTGGTGATGGTGGAATCGCCCGCCAACCCCACTGCCGGGCTGACCGATATCCGCGCCGTGGTCGCCGCCGCCAAGGCGCTCGGGCGCAGCAGCCATCGCCCGCTGGTGGTGGTGGACAACACCTTCCTCGGCCCCTTCGCCCAGCGCCCGCTCGAAGAGGGCGCCGACCTCGCCATCACCTCGCTCACCAAGTATGCCGGCGGCCATTCGGACGTCCTGGGCGGGGCCGTCACCGGGTCGGCCGCGGCGCTGCTGCCGGTGCGCAAGCTGCGCACCTCGCTCGGCACGCACCTCGACCCGTTCTCGGCCTGGCTCACCCTGCGCTCGCTGGAGACGCTGCCGCTCCGGGCCGAGCGCGCGGCCAGGAACGCCGCCGCCGTCGCCGCCTTCCTGAACGATCACGCCAAGGTCACCGCGGTCAGCTATCTCGGCTTCCTCGCCGAGGGGACGGCCGCGCGCGCCGTCTACGACCGGCAGTGCCGCGGCGCGGGGTCGACCTTCTCGTTCCGCATCGACGGCGGCGAGCGGGAGGCGTTCGCGATGCTGGACCGGCTGCGCGTCATCCGGATGGCCGTCAGCCTCGGCGGCACGGAAACGCTGATCTGCCACTCGGCGACCACCACCCACTATTCCGTCGCCCCGGAGGTGCGGGCCGCCGTCGGCGTCGACGACGCGTCGCTGCGCATCTCCATCGGGCTCGAACATCCGGACGACCTCATTGCCGACCTCGACCAGGCGCTCGGCGCCATCCGACCTCTCGCGCGGACCTGACGCATGACCTTGACGCTCCCCTTCCCCGACCGCGCGTCCGTCACCGGCAAGCTGACCCCGCCGGCCGAACGCGCCGAGATCGTCGTCGTCGGCGCCGGCGCGGCCGGCTGCGCCGCGGCGATCGAGGCGGCCCGCGCCGGCGCCTCGGTGATGCTGATCGACGAGAACCCGGTCGCGCCCGGCCTCATCGGCATGGACGTGCCGCTGCAGTACGGCGGCCGCGCCGGAGCCGCCGTGCAGAACCCGGAGCGCCTCGTCGAGCAGATCCTCGCCACCTCGCCCGCGCTCGCCGAAGCGTTCGAGGCCGGCGTCGACGTGCGGCTCTCCACCTCCGTCTGGGGCGCGTGGGCCAACGGGTCCGGCATCTGCGGCTTCCCCGGCCCGGTGGTCGGCGTGGCGGACGAGACGAGGAGCTGGCTCGTCGGCTTCGGCCGGCTGATCGTCGCCACCGGCGCGCGCGACCTCAACTTCACCTTCGCCGGCTCGGACCAGCCGGGCGTGATGGGCGCGCAGGCCTTCCACGCCCTCGTCGCCCGCTACGACGCGTTCGAGGGTAAGCGCATCGTCATCCTCGGTAGCGGCGCCCTGGCGGCGCAGACGGCCGCCCTCGCCGCAGCACACGGCATCACGGTCGCCGCCATCGTCGAGGCGCGCGCCACCGTCCAGTCGCCGGCGCTGGAAGAGACCGCCGCGCAGCTCCTGGTGGGCCACGTCCCCCTCACCGCCCACGCCGGGGTCGAGGGCGTCGCCGGGCTGACGGTGTGCGACATCGCCGACCCGTCGCTGCGCGAGGAGATCGCCTGCGACACCATCGTCATCGCCGTTGGCGCAGTGCCGGTGATCGAGCTCTTCGACGTCCTGGGCGCGGCGCGGATCATGGACCCGGTGCGCGGCGGGCACATCCCGGCGCTCGGCGACCACGGCGGCACCTCGCTCCCCTCGGTCTGGGCGGCGGGCGACTGTGCGGGCCTCGGCGGCGATCCGGAAGCGGAGGGCGTCGCCGCCGCCCGCGCCGCGCTCGCCTCGCTGGCGCGCACCGCCGAGCCGGCCGCCACCACCCTCAAGCCCGCCGGCGCCGACGCCCTCGCCTACCAGCTCGACTGGGCGCGCGCGCTACTCGACACCGGCGGGCGCGAGGTGATGGCGTGCCTGTGCGAAGAGGTGACGCGCGGCGAACTCCTCGACGTGCAGCCGCCGCGCTATCTGGGCTGGCGCTCCAACCAGATGGCGCAGCGCGACCTGAAGACCCTCGCCGCGGACGGCCCGGTCGACCAGGACCAGATCAAGCGGCTGACGCGGGCCTGCATGGGCCCCTGCCAGGCCCGCCGCTGCCGCGAGCAAGTGGCGCTGACGATGGCGATCGGCACCGGCGCGCCGCCCGAGACGGTGCCGCTCGCCGGCTACCGCGCACCGGTCCGCCCGCTTCCGCTGGCGGTGCTGGCCGACCATGACGAGCCCGCCGAGGCGAGCCGCGACTGGAACGTGTGGTTCGGCATCATCACGCAGTGGATCGGCTACGAGGACATCGGCACCGACGCCGAAAAAGAGCAGATGAACGCCGGGATGCCCTACTAATGACCCCATCCGATCCCGCCCGCCCCCTCGCCACCGGCGGCGACGCCAAGGGCGCCTCGGTCGTCGTCGTCGGCGGCGGCGTGACGGGCCTCTCGGCGGCGTGGTGGCTGTCGCGCGAGGGTGTCGACGTCACGGTGCTGGAAAAGGGCATCGTCGGCTTCGAGGCGTCGGGCCGCAACGGCGGCGGCTGCACGCACTACCAGAGCCCCCTGTTCCACGAAGAGCAGCGCCTGTGGCCGCAAATGGACGAGCTGCTCGGCTACCCGACCGAGTACCGGCGCACCCGCATCATCTTCCAGATCGACCCCGCCAAGGCGAACTTCGCCGAGGGGCTGAAGATGCGCATACCGGCAGGCTACGAGATGGAAAAGCTCAGCCCCGACGAGGTACGCCGGCGCGTCCCGCTGGCGGGCGACAACGTGGTCGCCGGGGTGCACCTGAAGTTCGGCGGGCACGCCAACCCGCAGCGCACCAGCCAGGCCTACGCCTGGGCCGCGCAGGACCACGGCGCGACGATCCGCCAGCACGTCGCGGTGCTGAAGGTGATCACCGAGGGCGGCCGCGCGGTGGCGGTGGAG
This portion of the Acuticoccus sp. I52.16.1 genome encodes:
- a CDS encoding aromatic ring-hydroxylating dioxygenase subunit alpha codes for the protein MLDLARIGGLLGECKPGHTLPQALYNSPDIHEFDRKAVFGSTWLLAAFSCEIPAARNYLALTLAGSPIVLTRGTDGVLRGFHNACRHRGAQVCADGPGRRARLTCPYHQWVYDLDGTLVHARNMQPGFDAASHGLNPIHLREVAGVVFVCLAAEAPAFARFEAELAPMLAPHDLENAKVAHTSTLVEKGNWKLVMENARECYHCATGHPELCLTFPIEDLGETMASAGNAHYGAFAAKMGDYGLGLGPYFGPWWQIERFPLKEGSQSLTIDGALAVAKLMVDTPADIGSLRWAIEPHVFCHSTADQTVMFSAMPTGPNETVVTCKWLVHKDAVEGVDYDVDRLIHLWTVTNLQDRDLVEMNQRGVNSIGYTPGPYNERDEAYVKRFTEWYLDTACRYVAARAGFEPLPERMVRNDLDQLVPLALRDAANDAYSTYSGAGHL
- a CDS encoding FAD-dependent oxidoreductase, with product MTLTLPFPDRASVTGKLTPPAERAEIVVVGAGAAGCAAAIEAARAGASVMLIDENPVAPGLIGMDVPLQYGGRAGAAVQNPERLVEQILATSPALAEAFEAGVDVRLSTSVWGAWANGSGICGFPGPVVGVADETRSWLVGFGRLIVATGARDLNFTFAGSDQPGVMGAQAFHALVARYDAFEGKRIVILGSGALAAQTAALAAAHGITVAAIVEARATVQSPALEETAAQLLVGHVPLTAHAGVEGVAGLTVCDIADPSLREEIACDTIVIAVGAVPVIELFDVLGAARIMDPVRGGHIPALGDHGGTSLPSVWAAGDCAGLGGDPEAEGVAAARAALASLARTAEPAATTLKPAGADALAYQLDWARALLDTGGREVMACLCEEVTRGELLDVQPPRYLGWRSNQMAQRDLKTLAADGPVDQDQIKRLTRACMGPCQARRCREQVALTMAIGTGAPPETVPLAGYRAPVRPLPLAVLADHDEPAEASRDWNVWFGIITQWIGYEDIGTDAEKEQMNAGMPY
- a CDS encoding PLP-dependent transferase, with protein sequence MSDVPERLAGPHHPETIAIGHGYDAAAAYGAVKPPIVLTSTFTYPTAAAAKEAHRTFFQSTHPDEAEFIYARLDHPNLRMVQERFAALDGAEACAAFASGMAAISAVLLATVRPGDTVVHTAPLYGGTLGLLNGLLADLGVRAFAITDALAPAAIAEAMARATAAGRLALVMVESPANPTAGLTDIRAVVAAAKALGRSSHRPLVVVDNTFLGPFAQRPLEEGADLAITSLTKYAGGHSDVLGGAVTGSAAALLPVRKLRTSLGTHLDPFSAWLTLRSLETLPLRAERAARNAAAVAAFLNDHAKVTAVSYLGFLAEGTAARAVYDRQCRGAGSTFSFRIDGGEREAFAMLDRLRVIRMAVSLGGTETLICHSATTTHYSVAPEVRAAVGVDDASLRISIGLEHPDDLIADLDQALGAIRPLART